The nucleotide sequence TGCTGAAGATGACGATTTGAGTGATGCTGAAAAAGAGCAATTAAAGTCATTCAAGAAAGTATTCATAAATGCCCAGATAATTGAGGAGACAGGAGATGAGTGGGCTTTTTCTGAAGGTTGTTTAAGTATTCCAGATGTAAGAGAGGATATTTTTAGAAAACCTGAAGTAACTATAGAATATCAAGATCAGAATTTCGAGACAAAAAGAGAAACTTTTACCGGTTTAGCTGCTAGAGTAGTTCAGCATGAGTATGATCATACCGAGGGAATTCTTTTTACTGAAAAAATTTCAAGTCTTAAAAAACGACTGATTAACGGGCGTTTAAAAAAGATTTCTTCAGGAAAAATAAAAGTTGACTATAGAATGCGTTTTCCAAGCGCAAAAAAAGGTCGTTAATATTTTTGATAATTTAAAGCGGGGTGTGATATTTGCCACCCAAATTCAAAACACAATATGGGATTAGATAAAATTTTAGCAATATCAGGAAAACCAGGTTTGTATGAGCTTGCTGCACAAACTAGAGGTGGATTTATTGCAAAATCAATCTTGGACGGAAAGAAAATTGCTGTAAATATGCGTCACAATGTGAGCATTCTTAGCGAAATTGCAATTTATACATATACTGAAGAAGTACCTCTTGGTCAGGTTCTCGAAAATATTAAAGAAAAAGAAGACGGGGGAGAGGCAATTAGCCACAAGTCTTCAAAAAATGAGCTAGAGAGTTACTTTTCTGAAGTATTGCCAGATTACGACGTTGATCGCGTATATATTAGTGATATAAAAAAGATCATCCAATGGTATAATCTTCTTACCAAAAATGGTTTCACAGATTTTTCTAAAGAAGAAAATGTAGAGACTAAAGACGAAGAAGAATAGACCAAAAAAAATATTTCAAAACAGCGAAAAGCCTGTTTTAGTGAAAACTAAAGCAGGTTTTTTATTTGCCTGAAAATCAAATACTTGTATTTTATGATATTAATGATTTGATAAAAATTAGTATAATTTATTAATAAATTAACGATTTCTAATCGCATTTTAATCTGAATCCAATAATATTTTAAATTCAGACCACTAGGTTTGATATAAAATAAGAAACCAATGAGAACTATAATTTTATTCAGCTTGTGTTTAGTAATTTCAGGATTGGGTTTTGCTCAACAACCTGAAAATGTAGAAATGGGAGATACATTTACCTTAAAATCTTCCAGTAATGTAAAGTTTCAATCGTTAAAACTTCCGAAGCTTAATTTTTTAGTAAAACAGGGAGAGCGTCCAAACTATAAAAAATTAAATGGTCTAGAGGTAGAAGTTGTTTCTTTAGAAGAGACTAAGAAGGGAACTTATGCAGTATTAAAAAGAACCGATGATAAAGACTTTTTTATTCATCGTAAAACATTAAAAGCCAATTTAGAAAAGGCTTTTAGTTATGGAGAGTTAGAGTAGATTTTTTTTCCAAACGAAAAGGAGTATAGTTTTTAATTATACTCCTTTTTTATGCGATCTAATTTTCGTTTGTTGTCTCTATCCTTTAAAGTTTCCCGCTTATCATAAAGCTTTTTACCCTTAGCTAAGGAAATTTGTAATTTAGCAAGGCCACGATCATTTATAAAAAGGCGAAGCGGGATGATCGTTAAACCACCATTTTTCACTTCTTTTTCTAATTTTCTAAGTTCTCTTTTCTGTAATAACAGTTTACGCTCACTTTTTGGATTGTGATTAAAATGGGTAGCATGGGAATATTCTTCCACGTGCATATTAATCACATATAATTCACCCGCCTGAAATTCACAAAAACTTTCTGCGATACTCGCTTTACCCTGGCGGATCGCTTTAATTTCAGTTCCGGCCAATTTAATTCCTGCGACATACTTGTCTAGAAATTCATATTGAAATTTAGCCTTACGGTTTTTTATATTTATTGTGCTTGCCTGCTTCATAGTCGACAAAAATACTAAGCTTTAAATGAATATTAGGTCTTTTTACAAAAATCGTAACAAACAAAAGTAATAAATCTGGTCGATTTCAATTCAAATATAAGTTGCTGAAAGGATTTACTATATTTGCCGACAATTTTAACCTATGAGAAAATATACCCTACTTACAATTGTTTTCCTATTTATTCTTGCTTGCAATCAAAAAGAACTTGCTCCGGCTCAGATTGTAGATAAAGCCATCGAAGCTTCAGGTGGCGACAAATATAAATCTGCGGAAATTTCTTTTCGTTTTCGGGATAAAAAATATAGAAGTAAACGGAAAAATGGGAAATATCAGTTAGAACGTTTTCATATAGATTCGTTAGGTAACAATATCGTAGATCGTTTAAGTAATGAAGGATTTGTTAGAAATGTAAATGATACCACCGTTTCTTTGTCTGATCGTGCAATTAAAAAATACTCCAATTCAGTAAATTCAGTGCATTATTTTGTGCAGCTACCTTTTGGACTTGAGGGTGATGCTGTAAATAAAAAATTAATTGGTAAGGATAGCATTAACAATAAGGAGTACTACGAAATTAAAGTAAGCTTCGATCAGGATGGTGGTGGCACCGATTACGAAGACGAATATATGTATTGGATAAACGCCGATTCTTTCACAGTAGATTATCTAGCCTATAGTTATCATGTAAATGGCGGTGGTATTAGGTTTCGAGAAGCGTTTAATCCAAGAGTAGTTAACGGATTGCGATTTGTAGATTATAAAAATTATGCTGAAAAAGATCTTTCTACGCCTTTAGAAAAGTTGGACGATCTCTATCAGGCTGGGGAACTTGAATTATTTTCTGAAATTATTACTGAAGATATAGAAGTTGATCTTTCAGAATAATTGATTTTCGATATCTAATAATGATTGGTAGGGATTACCTTCCAATTGAAGTAATTTGGCAAAAGCAGGTTCGGTTTTTAAGTCTTGGTTTTTAAGTTTTATAATTTCAGTTCGGAAGTTTTCATCTTTTTCCTGAAGAATCTTATGCTCAATAACCATGTGTCGATAAGCATTTTGCTGATTTACAGGTAGATTTTGACCAAAGATCTCAATTTCAAAATAGCGAGTTTTAAAACTGCAAACGGTGGCTAATTCTGTAAATTTTGAAGTTTTCCATAATTTGAAGTCATCGTTATTACCAAAATTAGCAATTAGTTTTTCCTTGAATTCAGTATGGTTTTCTACATAGCACGAAATATCAAGGTCGCTAGAGGCGATCGCAATATCTAATGGAATTGTTCCTGTAAGTACAGGCTGAAATTCGGCTAATATCGACATGATTTTTAGATCCAAAATCTCCTTATACGCAAGCTTTTGAATTTCACTTCCAGTCCTTAAATATTCCAGATTTTTAAAAACCATATTAGCTATTTTTGT is from Zunongwangia endophytica and encodes:
- the smpB gene encoding SsrA-binding protein SmpB, whose protein sequence is MKQASTINIKNRKAKFQYEFLDKYVAGIKLAGTEIKAIRQGKASIAESFCEFQAGELYVINMHVEEYSHATHFNHNPKSERKLLLQKRELRKLEKEVKNGGLTIIPLRLFINDRGLAKLQISLAKGKKLYDKRETLKDRDNKRKLDRIKKEYN
- the def gene encoding peptide deformylase; translated protein: MILPIVAYGDPVLKKKAKEIDKDYPKLEELIANMWDTMYNAYGVGLAAPQVGVPIRLFVIDAAPFAEDDDLSDAEKEQLKSFKKVFINAQIIEETGDEWAFSEGCLSIPDVREDIFRKPEVTIEYQDQNFETKRETFTGLAARVVQHEYDHTEGILFTEKISSLKKRLINGRLKKISSGKIKVDYRMRFPSAKKGR
- a CDS encoding DUF5606 family protein, translating into MGLDKILAISGKPGLYELAAQTRGGFIAKSILDGKKIAVNMRHNVSILSEIAIYTYTEEVPLGQVLENIKEKEDGGEAISHKSSKNELESYFSEVLPDYDVDRVYISDIKKIIQWYNLLTKNGFTDFSKEENVETKDEEE
- a CDS encoding DUF4269 domain-containing protein yields the protein MPIIDDYELLLTKIANMVFKNLEYLRTGSEIQKLAYKEILDLKIMSILAEFQPVLTGTIPLDIAIASSDLDISCYVENHTEFKEKLIANFGNNDDFKLWKTSKFTELATVCSFKTRYFEIEIFGQNLPVNQQNAYRHMVIEHKILQEKDENFRTEIIKLKNQDLKTEPAFAKLLQLEGNPYQSLLDIENQLF
- a CDS encoding DUF6503 family protein, giving the protein MRKYTLLTIVFLFILACNQKELAPAQIVDKAIEASGGDKYKSAEISFRFRDKKYRSKRKNGKYQLERFHIDSLGNNIVDRLSNEGFVRNVNDTTVSLSDRAIKKYSNSVNSVHYFVQLPFGLEGDAVNKKLIGKDSINNKEYYEIKVSFDQDGGGTDYEDEYMYWINADSFTVDYLAYSYHVNGGGIRFREAFNPRVVNGLRFVDYKNYAEKDLSTPLEKLDDLYQAGELELFSEIITEDIEVDLSE